The Equus quagga isolate Etosha38 unplaced genomic scaffold, UCLA_HA_Equagga_1.0 73944_RagTag, whole genome shotgun sequence DNA window TTCTAAGGCCAACAGGAGACTGGGAAAGGTTGAATGCTAGTGAATGACAATATCTGAATTTCCTCCAACTTCCAACCCTTGAAGGTGCAGACCTGACAATGAGCCCACAAGGGGCAGTGACTTTTCCCAAATCACACGGCTGGAATCCAGGCCTGTTGGGAGAGGTATTCCCGACTGCATCCACCCCTTCTTGTAATTCTTCCACCTCTAAGTTCGGGGACCAGACCCAGGTGGCACCACCTCCCAGATATGGGAGGCGTTATCACATGTCCACCCGAAGACGTCCCTAGGAATGTGTTTCTAGCGCCATCCCATCGTGCAGGTTGGGAGACTGGGGAGGCCCTGAGAGGCACAGTGGCTTTTCCAGGACACAGAACTGCTAGGAAAAAGGTGATCCGAACTGGGCGCTCTCTCTTCAAAGCTGGGGCGCTGGTTCCGATCCCAAGGAGCTGTGGGGAGGGCTGTGATGGAACTTTCTGTACAGCTCGGGAGATGACACAGGCAAGGAGGGTGAGCGGTCAACAGCCCCGAGGGGGCTTTGGGTGGGTCTGATGGAGGGAAGGGCCCCCCATCCTGGAACCTTGGAGACATGACCTCACTTCCTTGGCGACCGACCCCAACAGAGCTTAGAACTCTGGTCACCAGGCAGCCATTTTGTACACATAGCCCATTTGACCAGAGACACTCGACACAGGAGGATGTGTTCATGTATCCCCTCTTTGCGAGGCTCTGGCGCACAGAAAGCCAACAATGACAATCTTTTCCGTCGCTGTCGACATTGGCTGAGACCGCACCTCCAAGACCTCGGGCCGTTCAGAAGAAGGAACCCTCAGGTAACACAAGGCAGCCCAGGGCGGGCCACTCCGGGTCAGGCCACAAGTGTGATCCCACCCTCCCATGCGGGCAGCCCCACACCCCTTGACccttattgtgtgtgtgtgttggcgggCATGGAGTGACAGAAGGCAGGGATGAGCGTGGGGCTACCCTGGACGGGAGCAGACGGTTAGGGCTTGGAAGCCTGGCGGTATGCCGTGTTCATATCCCAGGTGGTGGCTGGCAGGATGGAAGGTGAGTGCTGGGAGTCAAGCTGCCCTACCCGTAGGTGAATCCCAAGCCCATGAGGTGTCATCTCATTCGCTCCCTGTCTGGAGGTCTATGCGGATGCGCCTCTGTCCGTGCTCGGTGTGCGGGAGAGTTTTCCCCCTGTGGGCAAGTGCAGGCAGGCCCCTGCTACCTGCCGCCGCGGCCACCGGACGCTGTCTTTGCAGAGCTCCACCCAGGAGATGGTCCAGGAGCTGGCGCATGGGTCCTACGGCTCCATCTCCCTGGACAGGGGGCAAGTGCAGCAGACCACCGACCTTGCCCGGGGCTGGACTGAGGGGAGAGTGAGTGACTCCCGGGGCCCTGAGATCACCGGGGTGTGTCCACAATCCAGAGTCAAATCTGGAGCCCTCCCCTGGACCCGCCCAGGGCTTTCCCACTGGAGTGTCCCAAGGGCCCAGTCCCAAAGGAATCTGGACTTCCACGCCTCCTCACCAGCTACCTAGGAGGGTGGGAAGTCGCTCTTTCCTAACCCTAGGCGGAGTAGGCAAAACACTGATGTTTGCGCTTCACACTCGGCCAGG harbors:
- the LOC124234448 gene encoding ral guanine nucleotide dissociation stimulator-like; this translates as MCSCIPSLRGSGAQKANNDNLFRRCRHWLRPHLQDLGPFRRRNPQSSTQEMVQELAHGSYGSISLDRGQVQQTTDLARGWTEGRRGESLGQRNEACRMRALQAGLLERLPPSIGPALAPRNVANVTTIMFDCAAVLTSHGVLDHLLAT